AATAAGTTCCTTATCCTCTGCTTCAGGGTAAATTTTCCCCAGGGCCTCGATAGCATAGGCCTTTATGAGTTCCTTCTGCTTACCCTGGTGAATATCATCAATACTCATGAGTATATCCACAATCCGTGATCTGAGTTTGGGCTTGTTATGGGCTATCACACTGGAGTTTAAAGCCACATGAGACGCGGTCATGGCTTTATCCCCCGCCAGTACCCCATAGTACTCATCGAATGCCTCTTCAAACTTATTATCCTTATCAATACGGGTTAAGCTGGATAATATGTAGATGGCTATGTATTTATGGTAATTGTTGGGACTCTGGAGCATTTCCTGGAAGTAATCCCATTCAGAGTATAGGAAATCTGGATCTTCCTCGGCTATGATCTGCATGGCCTTGAAACTATTCTGTCGGATGGTGTTGTCCTTGGATCGCACCCCCTCCTTCAGTTCCTGGAAAAGTTCCTTGTCATTCACTGCCTCTCGGGCCAGCCCTCCCACATCCATGTTTTTCTCATTTAAATTTGGCATTTTAGAATCCCCCTCCGGGATTTATTAAAAAAATGGTTTGAAAAATTTTAGTTTGGTGTTTAGTTCAACCATGGCATCTGGTTTAGTTTAATACTGTTAATCCCTGTTTAGTTTAATTCTATTTACTTTAATACTGTTAATTTATTTTTAGAAATTCTTTGGCCTTAACTGCCCGATAAGTTTTCCCCTTGTAGTTGCAAGGGCAGGAGATAGCACCACGAGGACATAAAGACGTACACCTTAAACAGTACTCACAGTTAAAACCATGCTCCGGATAATTTCCTTCCCCCATGGTTATGTTGTCCACTGGGCAGAGCTTTACACATATACCACACTTGCGGCATTCTTCATTATCTGTTTCCAGGCGCAGTAGTTTCTGGTTGAGATTGGATTCAGTGATCTTCAAACCGGCAATGGAGGTGTAGTAGACTGCATCAGAAAGTACCGGGACTCTTCCCCATTTTGATTTCCCACCTATAATGTCCAAAGCATATTCTTCTGCCTTTTGTAGTCCTTTTTGAACCTTTTCCTGGCAGGTTTTCTCATCCTGAATGTAGAATATGTTGGGAGGCATTATTATTTCTTTAGCTCCTATGGGATTGTATCCTTTCTTTTTAACTATTTCATGTACTGGACCCACTATACCCCCTGAAAATCCGCCCAGGGTGTCCACCATGAATATCTCTGTATCCTGGTCAGTCTCGGGAAGTGCCCTGATGAACTTCCAGACCAGGTTGTAGGTGGATAGTTCTGCTATGGGAAATCCCAGGCCAATGATATGCTCTAAATTAACATCTTCCGGTTTTGATTCTTCTATTTTGTGCAGGTTCACCAGGATGCCTTTTTTCTGGAAGGTTTCCTGCATTTTTTTAACCACAAGTAGGGTGTTGCCGGTTCCAGAGAAAAAGTAAAAGTCCACTATTTTCATTTTTTCTACCTCTTTTTGGGGATGCCAAAAGAATATTTTATGGCTCCTTTGGGACATGAATCCACACATTTTCCACATAAAATGCATTCAAAGTCATGCATATCTCCACCCAGTACTTTTTCTTTCACATCAAGACTCATCGGACAGTTTTTACATAATCTGCACTCTACACACAATTCTTTATTGGCTTTCAGGTGAAGTGATGGCCATCTGAAGAAATTCTTTATCTTGGTTCCTATAATCATGAATGGGGCTATGAAACAAAAATAATGACAGTTGGCTCTTTTACCTGCAATTATGGCGATTATAATTGTTGTGAAGATAATTCCGTAGTAAATAATGTATACGAAGGGTTCTGAAATGGAAACTCCATATTTTGTCATGAATAATGGATCAATTGTGGTTAATCCACTGGCCATCACTGTCAGGATGGCTATGGTGGCAATCCATGGGATAAAAAAGAAGTATTTAATCCAGTTATATCTTCCACCCCTTGTTTTTCCATCATTTATTGAAAAACAATATTCTTGAACTCCTCCAGTAGGACAGGCCCATCCACAGAATGTTCTACCGAAAAATAGGGATAAAATAGATATGAGTAATGTTGTATTTCGGATTTTCTGTCTTTTATTATTCATGGTAAACCCCTATATTTAGATCGCAATGGGTGTGATGAATTTTTCCTCAAAATGATGAACAACATCTTCCAGAATTAGGCCTTCATCGAATATCATGTAACTTAAAACACCGTCCAGTGCAGCCATCAGGGTTATGGCACTAGTCCTTACATTGTGTTCTTTGAATTCACCCTGCTGGATTCCCATGGTGAATGCACCTTCAAAGAATGCCATATAATCTGCGGTGTACTG
The Methanobacterium sp. DNA segment above includes these coding regions:
- a CDS encoding EFR1 family ferrodoxin (N-terminal region resembles flavodoxins. C-terminal ferrodoxin region binds two 4Fe-4S clusters.), yielding MKIVDFYFFSGTGNTLLVVKKMQETFQKKGILVNLHKIEESKPEDVNLEHIIGLGFPIAELSTYNLVWKFIRALPETDQDTEIFMVDTLGGFSGGIVGPVHEIVKKKGYNPIGAKEIIMPPNIFYIQDEKTCQEKVQKGLQKAEEYALDIIGGKSKWGRVPVLSDAVYYTSIAGLKITESNLNQKLLRLETDNEECRKCGICVKLCPVDNITMGEGNYPEHGFNCEYCLRCTSLCPRGAISCPCNYKGKTYRAVKAKEFLKIN
- a CDS encoding 4Fe-4S binding protein, which gives rise to MNNKRQKIRNTTLLISILSLFFGRTFCGWACPTGGVQEYCFSINDGKTRGGRYNWIKYFFFIPWIATIAILTVMASGLTTIDPLFMTKYGVSISEPFVYIIYYGIIFTTIIIAIIAGKRANCHYFCFIAPFMIIGTKIKNFFRWPSLHLKANKELCVECRLCKNCPMSLDVKEKVLGGDMHDFECILCGKCVDSCPKGAIKYSFGIPKKR